TACTTTCGATCTTATCACAGCTCGCAAGCGCTATACAACTCAATAAGATAATCCAAATTCTTTTCATAAAATATAACTATGAGGTCAATTAAGTTTATAATCTCTATAGTTAACGATATACTTATGAATTCGCTACAAACAATCTATATTTTTTTTCTACCTGGATAGTTTGCTTTTCCGGATCAATCTTCTATAAATGACATTCCCAGACTTTAACGAGTTTGTCATCGCTCACACTAAAGAAATATTTCCCATCTTCAGACCATACTCCCGCATTTACAGATAAATGATGGCCATCCTGCATTTTCTCTCGACTCATATTTTTCAATAAGGCAAAGTCATCTGCTGACCAGAATTTTAACGATTTATCCCGACTGACGGTTGTAAAAATCGGCGCTTTAGGATGGGGATATATACCGTATACGGTAAAAAGATGAGGTACAAAGGAAAAATTACTCGTCAATTGATTTGGGTCTGAAATCACCAATTGTGCATCCCGTCCACCACTTAGCAATTTATTATCGATAAAAGCCAAAGACGTGGCGGGCATACTATGCAATTTTGAATTAGTAATCATATGAAAGTCGGCACTGTCCAATAGATAAACTTGTCCATCTTTATCGGCCAAAGCTATTCTTCCAAGTCCTTCATCGATTGCAATTGCCCGAATTGTTGTCGGGGATATAC
The genomic region above belongs to Sphingobacterium zeae and contains:
- a CDS encoding WD40 repeat domain-containing protein — its product is MDITLKSTLPGHQNPIFCVEKGYDANTFFTGGNDKGVVEWDVESNAFKRILCAVSSSVYALRMIAGTPILAIALREGKLLFVHVEEQKLVASIQLSAKAIFSLVHMPWKNELLAAGEEGTLYVVNLETYKNIYEKRISPTTIRAIAIDEGLGRIALADKDGQVYLLDSADFHMITNSKLHSMPATSLAFIDNKLLSGGRDAQLVISDPNQLTSNFSFVPHLFTVYGIYPHPKAPIFTTVSRDKSLKFWSADDFALLKNMSREKMQDGHHLSVNAGVWSEDGKYFFSVSDDKLVKVWECHL